In Blastococcus saxobsidens DD2, the genomic stretch GTGGTCACCCGCGGGGCGTACGGGCTCATCTCGTCGGGGCCGTCGATGGCCTCGCCCATGACGTCGAGGATGTGCAGCCGGGCCGCGCGGGCCTGGGTCAGCGCACCGGCGAGGACGTCGGACGGGATGCCGTCGAGCTTCGTGTCCAGCTGGAGAGCCGTCACGAAGTCCTTGGTGCCGGCGACCTTGAAGTCCATGTCACCGAAGGCGTCCTCGGCCCCGAGGATGTCGGTCAGGGCGACGTACTCCGTCTTGCCGTCGACCTCGTCGGAGACCAGGCCCATGGCGATACCGGCGACCGCCGCCTTCAGCGGCACACCGGCGTTGAGCAGGGCCAGCGTGGAGGCGCAGACCGAGCCCATGGAGGTGGAGCCGTTGGAGCCCAGCGCCTCGGACACCTGCCGGATCGCGTAGGGGAACTCCTCGCGGTCGGGCAGCACCGGCATCAGGGCGCGCTCGGCGAGCGCGCCGTGGCCGATCTCGCGGCGCTTGGGCGAGCCCACGCGGCCGGTCTCACCGGTGGAGTACGGCGGGAAGTTGTAGTTGTGCATGTAGCGCTTGCGGTTCACCGGCGACAGCGTGTCGAGCTGCTGCTCCATCCGGAGCATGTTCAGCGTGGTGACACCCAGGATCTGGGTCTCGCCGCGCTCGAACAGCGCCGAGCCGTGCACCCGCGGGATGACCTCGACCTCGGCCGACAGCGGCCGGATGTCGGTGAGCCCGCGGCCGTCGATGCGGACCTTGTCGCGCAGGATGCGCTGGCGGACGACCTTCTTGGTGAGCGCGCGGAAGGCTCCGGAGATCTCCTTCTCGCGGCCCTCGAACTGGCCGGCCAGGGCGGCCTTGACCTCGTCCTTGAGCGCGTCGGTGGCGTCCTCGCGCTCCTGCTTGCCGGCGATCTGCTGCGCCTGGGCCAGCTTGTCGCCGACCTGCGCCTCGACGGCGGCGTAGACGTCGTCCTGGTAGTCCAGGAAGCGGGGGAACTCGGCGACCGGCTTGGCGGCCTTCTCGGCGACGGCGGCCTGCGCCTCGCACAGCGCCTTGATGAAGGGCTTGGCCGCCTCGAGGCCCTGGGCCACGACCTCCTCGGTCGGGGCGGGGGCGCCACCGGCGACGAGCTCGATGGTCTTCTCGGTGGCCTCGGCCTCGACCATCATGATCGCGACGTCGCCGTCGGGCAGCACGCGGCCGGCCACGACCATGTCGAACACGGCGTCCTCGAGCTCGGCGTGGGTCGGGAAGCCGACCCACTGGCCGTTGATCAGCGCGACGCGGGTGCCGCCGACCGGGCCGGAGAACGGCAGGCCGGAGAGCTGGGTGGACGCCGAGGCGCCGTTGATCGCCAGCACGTCGTAGAGGTGGCCGGGGTCCAGCGACATGACGGTGATGACGACCTGGACCTCGTTGCGCAGCCCCTTGGCGAACGTCGGGCGCAGCGGGCGGTCGATCAGCCGGCAGGTGAGGATCGCGTCCTCGGACGGCCGGCCCTCGCGGCGGAAGAACGAGCCGGGGATGCGCCCAGCGGCGTACATCCGCTCCTCGACGTCGACGGTCAGCGGGAAGAAGTCGAACTGCTCCTTGGGCTGACGGCCGGCCG encodes the following:
- a CDS encoding polyribonucleotide nucleotidyltransferase — protein: MSAPTTTGTIAAEFDPEDGVTTATAVIDNGSFGSRSITFETGRLARQAAGSVVVTMGDTMLLSATTAGRQPKEQFDFFPLTVDVEERMYAAGRIPGSFFRREGRPSEDAILTCRLIDRPLRPTFAKGLRNEVQVVITVMSLDPGHLYDVLAINGASASTQLSGLPFSGPVGGTRVALINGQWVGFPTHAELEDAVFDMVVAGRVLPDGDVAIMMVEAEATEKTIELVAGGAPAPTEEVVAQGLEAAKPFIKALCEAQAAVAEKAAKPVAEFPRFLDYQDDVYAAVEAQVGDKLAQAQQIAGKQEREDATDALKDEVKAALAGQFEGREKEISGAFRALTKKVVRQRILRDKVRIDGRGLTDIRPLSAEVEVIPRVHGSALFERGETQILGVTTLNMLRMEQQLDTLSPVNRKRYMHNYNFPPYSTGETGRVGSPKRREIGHGALAERALMPVLPDREEFPYAIRQVSEALGSNGSTSMGSVCASTLALLNAGVPLKAAVAGIAMGLVSDEVDGKTEYVALTDILGAEDAFGDMDFKVAGTKDFVTALQLDTKLDGIPSDVLAGALTQARAARLHILDVMGEAIDGPDEMSPYAPRVTTVRIPVDKIGAVIGPKGQMINAIQDETGADITIEDDGTIYVGASDGPSAQAAVDRINAIANPTLPKVGERFLGTVVKTTPFGAFVSLLPGRDGLVHISKLGGGKRIAKVEDVANVGDKMQVEITDIDARGKISLAPVAEGDAGQAAPAEATDAPAGE